The Streptomyces sp. NBC_01268 genome window below encodes:
- a CDS encoding MFS transporter yields MTTTSTPARTAAVVDHARPVLGTLGLFTVLLGAALPLIDFFIVNVALPTIDHDLAAGPALLELVVAGYGLSYAVLLVLGGRLGDLFGRRRLFLAGMGAFGLTSLACGLAPDAWTLVGARVAQGAAAALMLPQVLATIHSSTSGARHAKALSLYGATAGLAMVAGQILGGVLVAADVAGSGWRSIFLVNVPVALLGLLLAARSVPETRSDRPAPVDVPGTLLLALSLLTLLAPLTEGRAAGWPLWTWLALGAFPFAAGAFWWVERRADHRGRTPLVPPSLLELVSLRRGLAVVLPLSGGFSGFMFVIAVALQQGLAMGAVASGLALVPMAVAFFAASLAGPRLVRRWGTRVVTAGAVFQAAGIALIAWAVGHGWSELSVADLLPGMAVAGLGQGLQLPVLFRVVLSEVPGEQAGVGSGVMVTTQQSAMALGVATLGSLFLSLASSPAAMGTALTTTLLVQLGVVVLTLLLSLRLPRSVK; encoded by the coding sequence CTGGGCGCGGCACTGCCCCTGATCGACTTCTTCATCGTCAACGTCGCCCTGCCGACCATCGACCACGACCTCGCCGCCGGACCGGCGCTCCTGGAACTGGTGGTCGCGGGCTACGGCCTGTCGTACGCGGTGCTGCTCGTGCTCGGCGGGCGGCTCGGCGACCTCTTCGGACGCCGCCGGCTCTTCCTCGCCGGGATGGGCGCCTTCGGCCTGACCTCGCTCGCCTGCGGGCTCGCCCCGGACGCCTGGACCCTGGTCGGCGCGCGGGTGGCACAGGGTGCCGCGGCGGCCCTGATGCTGCCGCAGGTCCTCGCGACCATTCACTCCTCGACGTCGGGCGCCCGGCACGCGAAGGCGCTGAGCCTGTACGGGGCGACCGCGGGCCTCGCGATGGTGGCCGGCCAGATCCTCGGCGGCGTGCTGGTCGCCGCCGACGTCGCCGGCAGCGGCTGGCGGTCGATCTTCCTGGTCAACGTGCCGGTGGCGCTGCTCGGGCTGCTGCTCGCGGCCCGCTCGGTGCCCGAGACCCGCTCGGACCGGCCGGCGCCGGTGGACGTGCCGGGCACGCTCCTGCTGGCGCTGAGCCTGCTGACGCTGCTCGCCCCGCTGACCGAGGGCCGGGCGGCGGGCTGGCCGCTGTGGACCTGGCTGGCACTGGGCGCCTTCCCCTTCGCGGCCGGGGCGTTCTGGTGGGTCGAGCGGCGGGCGGACCACCGGGGCCGGACGCCGCTGGTGCCGCCGAGCCTCCTCGAGCTGGTCTCGCTGCGCCGGGGGCTGGCCGTGGTGCTGCCGCTGTCGGGCGGCTTCAGCGGCTTCATGTTCGTGATCGCGGTGGCGCTCCAGCAGGGGCTCGCGATGGGCGCGGTGGCCTCGGGCCTGGCGCTGGTGCCGATGGCGGTGGCGTTCTTCGCCGCCTCGCTGGCCGGTCCGCGGCTGGTGCGGCGCTGGGGCACCCGGGTCGTGACGGCGGGCGCGGTGTTCCAGGCGGCCGGGATCGCGCTGATCGCCTGGGCCGTGGGGCACGGCTGGTCGGAGCTCTCGGTGGCGGACCTGCTGCCGGGCATGGCGGTCGCGGGTCTCGGCCAGGGGCTGCAGCTGCCGGTGCTGTTCCGGGTGGTGCTCTCGGAGGTGCCGGGCGAGCAGGCGGGCGTGGGCAGCGGGGTCATGGTGACCACCCAGCAGTCGGCGATGGCGCTGGGCGTGGCGACGCTCGGTTCGCTCTTCCTGTCGCTGGCCTCCTCGCCGGCCGCGATGGGCACGGCGCTGACCACGACGCTGCTGGTCCAGCTGGGCGTGGTGGTGCTGACGCTGCTGCTGAGCCTGCGCCTTCCCCGGTCGGTGAAGTGA
- a CDS encoding aldo/keto reductase, with the protein MTHTTSLPTRSLGTTGPRVSALGLGCMGMSALYGESDRAESIATLHAALDAGVTLLDTGDFYGMGHNELLINEALRTAPPAAREQALISVKFGALRTVEGGFTGYDGRPAAVKNFAAYSLQRLGTDHIDIYRIARVDPDVPIEETVGAIAELVEAGHVRHIGLSEVGADTLRRAAAVAPIADLQIEYSLISRGIEEKILPTARELGIGITAYGVLSRGLISGHFTRDRALGAGDFRGMSPRFQGDNLARNLDLVDRLREVAEAKGVTVAQTAIAWVLAQGARHGADIVPLVGARRRDRLAEALGAVDVTLDAADLAAIEEAVPAGAAAGARYPEAQMAHLDSEH; encoded by the coding sequence ATGACGCACACGACCTCCCTCCCCACCCGCTCCCTCGGCACCACCGGCCCCCGGGTCTCCGCCCTCGGCCTCGGCTGCATGGGCATGTCCGCGCTGTACGGCGAGAGCGACCGCGCCGAGTCGATCGCGACCCTCCACGCCGCCCTCGACGCCGGCGTGACCCTGCTGGACACCGGCGACTTCTACGGCATGGGGCACAACGAGCTGCTGATCAACGAGGCCCTGCGCACCGCGCCTCCGGCCGCCCGCGAGCAGGCCCTCATCAGCGTGAAGTTCGGCGCGCTGCGCACCGTGGAGGGCGGCTTCACCGGGTACGACGGCCGCCCGGCCGCCGTGAAGAACTTCGCGGCGTACTCGCTGCAGCGCCTCGGCACCGACCACATCGACATCTACCGGATCGCCCGCGTCGACCCCGACGTGCCGATCGAGGAGACCGTCGGCGCCATCGCCGAGCTGGTCGAGGCGGGCCACGTCCGGCACATCGGCCTCTCCGAGGTCGGCGCCGACACCCTGCGCCGGGCGGCGGCCGTCGCCCCCATCGCCGACCTCCAGATCGAGTACTCGCTGATATCCCGCGGCATCGAGGAGAAGATCCTGCCCACCGCACGCGAGCTGGGCATCGGCATCACGGCCTACGGCGTCCTCTCCCGCGGCCTGATCAGCGGCCACTTCACCCGGGACCGCGCCCTCGGCGCGGGCGACTTCCGCGGCATGTCCCCCCGCTTCCAGGGCGACAACCTGGCGCGGAACCTGGACCTGGTGGACCGCCTCCGCGAGGTCGCCGAGGCCAAGGGCGTGACGGTCGCCCAGACCGCCATCGCCTGGGTCCTCGCCCAGGGGGCCCGGCACGGCGCGGACATCGTCCCGCTGGTCGGCGCCCGCCGCCGGGACCGGCTCGCCGAGGCGCTCGGCGCCGTGGACGTGACGCTGGACGCGGCCGACCTGGCGGCGATCGAGGAGGCCGTCCCCGCCGGCGCGGCGGCCGGCGCGCGCTACCCGGAGGCCCAGATGGCCCACCTGGACAGCGAGCACTGA
- a CDS encoding TetR family transcriptional regulator gives MAATETLTAERILEATEEVLRRYGPAKATVVDVARVLGVSHGSVYRHFRTKAALREAVTERWLSRTEVALAELTGAPGRPAPEKLHSWFATLFEAKRHKAGDDPELFATYGVLIDENSGVVDQHVDVLIGQVRSIVEEGAREAEFTAADPDATARALFHATARFHDPAYAPEWRRPAIEAEFESVVGLLLRGLRP, from the coding sequence ATGGCCGCCACCGAAACCCTGACCGCAGAGCGCATCCTCGAAGCCACCGAGGAGGTGCTGCGCCGGTACGGCCCCGCGAAGGCGACCGTCGTGGACGTGGCCCGGGTGCTCGGCGTCAGCCACGGCAGCGTCTACCGCCACTTCCGCACCAAGGCGGCGCTGCGCGAGGCGGTCACCGAGCGCTGGCTCTCGCGCACCGAGGTCGCCCTCGCCGAGCTGACCGGCGCCCCCGGGCGGCCCGCGCCGGAGAAGCTGCACTCCTGGTTCGCGACCCTCTTCGAGGCCAAGCGTCACAAGGCGGGCGACGACCCGGAGCTGTTCGCGACCTACGGCGTGCTCATCGACGAGAACAGCGGCGTGGTGGACCAGCACGTCGACGTGCTGATCGGCCAGGTCCGCTCGATCGTCGAGGAGGGCGCCCGGGAGGCCGAGTTCACCGCCGCCGACCCGGACGCCACGGCCCGCGCGCTCTTCCACGCCACCGCTCGCTTCCACGACCCGGCCTATGCGCCGGAGTGGCGACGGCCCGCGATCGAGGCGGAGTTCGAGTCGGTCGTCGGCCTCCTGCTGCGCGGCCTGCGGCCCTAG
- a CDS encoding glycine--tRNA ligase, translating into MAADKIDTIVSLSKRRGFVYPCSEIYGGQRAAWDYGPLGVELKENIKRQWWRYMVTAREDVVGIDSSVILATEVWEASGHVATFTDPLTECTSCHKRFRADHLEEAYEEKHGRLPESLTDLNCPNCGNKGTFTEPKQFSGLLSTHLGPTQDTGSVAYLRPETAQGIFTNFAQVQTTSRKKPPFGIAQMGKSFRNEITPGNFIFRTREFEQMEMEFFVKPGEDEQWQEYWMEQRWNWYTGLGLREENMRWFEHPAEKLSHYSKRTADIEYRFSFGGSEWGELEGVANRTDYDLNAHSKASGANLTYLEQETGERYTPYVIEPAAGVGRTMLAFLLDAYIEDEAPNAKGVMEKRTVLRLDHRLAPVKVAVLPLSRNPQLSPKAKGLAADLRQNWNIEFDDAGAIGRRYRRQDEIGTPYCVTVDFDTLDDNAVTVRERDTMKQERVSLDQIQSYLGSRLLGC; encoded by the coding sequence GTGGCCGCCGACAAGATCGACACCATCGTCAGCCTGAGCAAGCGCCGTGGCTTCGTCTACCCGTGCAGCGAGATCTACGGCGGTCAGCGTGCCGCCTGGGACTACGGACCGCTGGGTGTCGAACTCAAGGAGAACATCAAGCGTCAGTGGTGGCGCTACATGGTCACCGCGCGCGAGGACGTCGTCGGCATCGACTCGTCGGTCATCCTGGCCACCGAGGTCTGGGAGGCGTCCGGTCACGTCGCCACCTTCACGGACCCGCTGACCGAGTGCACCTCCTGCCACAAGCGCTTCCGCGCCGACCACCTGGAGGAGGCGTACGAGGAGAAGCACGGCCGCCTCCCCGAGAGCCTGACCGACCTCAACTGCCCCAACTGTGGCAACAAGGGCACCTTCACGGAGCCCAAGCAGTTCTCCGGCCTGCTCTCCACGCACCTCGGCCCGACCCAGGACACCGGCTCCGTCGCGTACCTGCGGCCCGAGACCGCCCAGGGCATCTTCACCAACTTCGCCCAGGTGCAGACCACCTCGCGCAAGAAGCCCCCGTTCGGCATCGCGCAGATGGGCAAGTCCTTCCGGAACGAGATCACTCCGGGCAACTTCATCTTCCGCACGCGCGAGTTCGAGCAGATGGAGATGGAGTTCTTCGTCAAGCCGGGCGAGGACGAGCAGTGGCAGGAGTACTGGATGGAGCAGCGCTGGAACTGGTACACCGGCCTGGGCCTGCGTGAGGAGAACATGCGCTGGTTCGAGCACCCGGCGGAGAAGCTCTCCCACTACTCGAAGCGCACCGCCGACATCGAGTACCGCTTCTCCTTCGGCGGCAGCGAGTGGGGCGAGCTGGAGGGCGTCGCCAACCGCACCGACTACGACCTGAACGCCCACTCCAAGGCCTCCGGCGCCAACCTCACGTACCTGGAGCAGGAGACGGGCGAGCGCTACACGCCGTACGTCATCGAGCCGGCGGCCGGTGTCGGCCGCACCATGCTCGCCTTCCTGCTCGACGCGTACATCGAGGACGAGGCGCCCAACGCCAAGGGCGTCATGGAGAAGCGCACCGTGCTGCGCCTCGACCACCGCCTGGCCCCGGTCAAGGTCGCCGTCCTGCCGCTGTCCCGCAACCCGCAGCTCTCGCCGAAGGCCAAGGGCCTCGCGGCCGACCTGCGGCAGAACTGGAACATCGAGTTCGACGACGCCGGTGCCATCGGCCGTCGCTACCGTCGCCAGGACGAGATCGGCACCCCGTACTGCGTCACCGTCGACTTCGACACCCTCGACGACAACGCGGTGACGGTGCGCGAGCGCGACACGATGAAGCAGGAGCGCGTCTCCCTCGACCAGATCCAGAGCTACCTGGGCAGCCGCCTGCTCGGCTGCTGA
- a CDS encoding metal ABC transporter substrate-binding protein: MNVRRLIPTTALAGAVTLGLVTLSACSGTSDAAGKGSGGKLDVVASFYPMQYLAEQIGGGHVAVDTLTKPGVEPHDLELKPKQIGELGEADVIVYLKGIQPAVDEAIAQAGVANTVDAAALTELEDHDTSSGHDHAAEEAGHDHASEAGADPHIWLDPVKYAEVAKGVGAAFEKADPDHAADYRKNTDALLKKLGALNTEFANGLKNTTTRTFITTHSAFGYLAERYGLEQEGITGIDPESEPSPARVKELQDIARKDKVSTVFFETLASDKTAKTLANDTGLQTDVLDPLEGITDTSKGADYIQVMQSNLAALQKALGAK; this comes from the coding sequence ATGAACGTACGCCGACTGATACCCACCACCGCCCTCGCCGGAGCCGTCACCCTCGGCCTCGTCACCCTCTCCGCCTGCTCCGGCACCTCGGACGCGGCCGGCAAGGGCAGCGGCGGCAAGCTGGACGTGGTCGCGTCGTTCTACCCCATGCAGTACCTGGCCGAGCAGATAGGCGGCGGCCACGTCGCCGTCGACACGCTCACCAAGCCCGGCGTCGAGCCGCACGACCTGGAGCTCAAGCCGAAGCAGATCGGCGAGCTCGGCGAGGCCGACGTCATCGTCTACCTCAAGGGCATCCAGCCCGCCGTCGACGAAGCCATCGCCCAGGCCGGCGTCGCGAACACCGTCGACGCGGCCGCCCTCACCGAGCTGGAGGACCACGACACCTCCTCCGGCCACGACCACGCCGCCGAGGAAGCCGGCCACGACCACGCGTCCGAGGCCGGCGCCGACCCGCACATCTGGCTCGACCCCGTGAAGTACGCCGAGGTCGCCAAGGGCGTGGGCGCCGCCTTCGAGAAGGCCGACCCGGACCACGCCGCCGACTACCGGAAGAACACCGACGCCCTGCTGAAGAAGCTGGGCGCGCTGAACACCGAGTTCGCGAACGGCCTGAAGAACACCACCACCCGGACCTTCATCACCACGCACTCCGCCTTCGGCTACCTCGCCGAGCGCTACGGCCTGGAGCAGGAGGGCATCACCGGCATCGACCCCGAGTCCGAGCCGAGCCCCGCCCGCGTCAAGGAACTCCAGGACATCGCGAGGAAGGACAAGGTCTCCACCGTCTTCTTCGAGACCCTGGCCAGCGACAAGACCGCCAAGACCCTCGCGAACGACACCGGTCTCCAGACCGACGTGCTCGACCCGCTGGAGGGAATCACGGACACGTCCAAGGGCGCTGACTACATCCAGGTCATGCAGTCCAACCTCGCCGCGCTGCAGAAGGCCCTCGGCGCGAAGTGA
- a CDS encoding metal ABC transporter ATP-binding protein, with protein MSAPGHDGPVISVRGATAALGSRPVLRGVDLTVQRGEVVALLGANGSGKSTAVRSVIGQVPLTGGSIELFGTEQKRFRDWARVGYVPQRTTAASGVPATIREVVTSGRLSRRRFGLTTKADRAAVDRAIALVGLADRAKDSVSALSGGQHQRVLIARALASEPELLIMDEPMAGVDLASQEILAATLREQVAGGTSILLVLHELGPLEPLIDRAVVLRDGCVVHDGPPPKAVGQHALPGHDHVHPHAADEPLRTGLLT; from the coding sequence GTGAGCGCACCCGGGCACGACGGCCCCGTCATCTCCGTCCGCGGAGCCACCGCGGCCCTCGGCTCGCGCCCCGTCCTGCGCGGCGTCGACCTCACCGTCCAGCGCGGTGAGGTCGTCGCCCTGCTCGGCGCCAACGGCTCCGGCAAGTCGACCGCCGTCCGCTCCGTCATCGGCCAGGTGCCGCTGACCGGCGGCAGCATCGAGCTGTTCGGCACGGAGCAGAAGCGGTTCCGCGACTGGGCGCGCGTCGGCTACGTACCCCAGCGCACCACCGCCGCCAGCGGCGTGCCCGCCACCATCCGCGAGGTCGTCACCTCCGGCCGGCTCTCCCGGCGCCGCTTCGGCCTCACCACCAAGGCCGACCGGGCCGCCGTCGACCGGGCCATCGCCCTCGTCGGCCTGGCCGACCGCGCCAAGGACTCCGTCTCCGCCCTCTCCGGCGGCCAGCACCAGCGCGTGCTCATCGCCCGCGCGCTCGCCTCCGAACCGGAGCTGCTGATCATGGACGAGCCGATGGCCGGCGTCGACCTCGCCAGCCAGGAGATCCTCGCCGCGACCCTGCGCGAACAGGTCGCGGGCGGCACCTCGATCCTGCTCGTCCTGCACGAGCTCGGCCCGCTGGAGCCGCTGATCGACCGGGCGGTCGTCCTCCGCGACGGCTGCGTCGTCCACGACGGCCCGCCCCCGAAGGCCGTCGGACAGCACGCGCTGCCCGGCCACGACCACGTCCACCCGCACGCGGCCGACGAGCCGCTCCGCACCGGTCTGCTGACCTGA
- a CDS encoding metal ABC transporter permease yields MEFLQLAFMQRALIAAVLVGITAPAVGIYLVQRRQALMGDGIGHVAMTGVGLGFLLNTSPVWMATAVAVIGAVAMELIRAYGKTRGDLALALLFYGGMAGGVLLINLSPTGSNANLNSFLFGSLSTVSTEDVTAIGILAAFVVLVTVGLRRQLFAVSQDEEFARVTGLPVRFLNLLIAVTAAVTVTVAMRVVGLLLVSALMVVPVAAAQQLSRSFRTTFVLAVVIGTGVTLAGTVTSYYQDVPPGATIVLLAIGVFIALTALATPLARRRARAAESAARECDAELPGARRPADDVNV; encoded by the coding sequence ATGGAATTCCTCCAGCTCGCCTTCATGCAGCGGGCGCTCATCGCCGCCGTCCTCGTCGGCATCACCGCGCCCGCCGTCGGCATCTACCTCGTCCAGCGGCGCCAGGCCCTGATGGGCGACGGCATCGGCCACGTCGCCATGACCGGTGTCGGCCTCGGCTTCCTGCTGAACACCAGCCCCGTGTGGATGGCCACCGCGGTCGCCGTCATCGGCGCCGTCGCGATGGAGCTGATCCGCGCGTACGGCAAGACCCGCGGCGACCTCGCCCTCGCGCTGCTCTTCTACGGCGGCATGGCCGGCGGCGTGCTGCTCATCAACCTCTCGCCGACCGGCTCCAACGCCAACCTGAACTCGTTCCTGTTCGGCTCCCTGTCGACGGTCTCCACCGAGGACGTCACGGCCATCGGCATCCTGGCCGCGTTCGTCGTCCTCGTCACCGTCGGCCTGCGCCGCCAGCTCTTCGCGGTCAGCCAGGACGAGGAGTTCGCCCGCGTCACCGGCCTGCCCGTCCGGTTCCTCAACCTGCTCATCGCGGTCACCGCCGCCGTGACCGTCACGGTCGCCATGCGGGTCGTCGGCCTGCTCCTGGTCAGCGCGCTGATGGTGGTCCCGGTGGCCGCCGCCCAGCAGCTGTCCCGGTCCTTCCGTACGACCTTCGTGCTCGCCGTCGTCATCGGCACCGGCGTCACCCTCGCCGGCACGGTGACCTCCTACTACCAGGACGTGCCGCCCGGCGCGACGATCGTGCTCCTCGCCATCGGGGTCTTCATCGCCCTCACGGCCCTCGCCACCCCGCTCGCCCGGCGGCGCGCCCGCGCCGCCGAGAGCGCCGCGCGGGAATGCGACGCCGAGCTCCCGGGCGCCCGGCGCCCCGCCGACGACGTGAACGTCTGA
- a CDS encoding Fur family transcriptional regulator — translation MVTAGPPVRGRSTKQRAAVSAALNEVDEFRSAQELHDMLKHRGDSVGLTTVYRTLQSLADAGEVDALRTSDGETVYRRCSTGDHHHHLVCRVCGKAVEVEGPAVEQWAETIASEHGFVNVAHTVEIFGTCAECATK, via the coding sequence GTGGTGACGGCAGGACCCCCCGTACGAGGCCGCTCGACCAAGCAGCGGGCCGCCGTGTCGGCGGCGCTGAACGAGGTCGACGAGTTCCGCTCCGCCCAGGAGCTGCACGACATGCTGAAGCACCGCGGCGACTCCGTCGGCCTCACCACCGTCTACCGCACGCTCCAGTCCCTCGCGGACGCGGGCGAGGTGGACGCGCTGCGCACCAGCGACGGCGAGACGGTCTACCGGCGCTGTTCGACCGGCGACCACCACCACCACCTCGTCTGCCGCGTCTGCGGCAAGGCCGTCGAGGTGGAGGGCCCGGCCGTGGAGCAGTGGGCGGAGACGATCGCGTCCGAGCACGGCTTCGTGAACGTGGCGCACACGGTGGAGATCTTCGGCACCTGCGCGGAGTGCGCGACGAAGTGA
- a CDS encoding isoprenyl transferase yields MAIARLLGRQRREYSAPEPHPSGARPPKLQSELVPEHVAIVMDGNGRWAKERGLPRTEGHKVGAEQVLDVLQGAIEMGVGSISLYAFSTENWKRSPEEVRFLMNFNRDFIRKSRDQLDSLGVRVRWVGRMPKLWKSVAKELQIAQEQTKDNTKLTLYFCMNYGGRAELTDAAQALAEDVKAGRLDPAKITEKTIQKYLYYPDMPDVDLFLRPSGEQRTSNYLIWQSAYAEMVFQDVLWPDFDRRDLWRACVEFAQRDRRFGGVDPADLAVLDKG; encoded by the coding sequence ATGGCCATCGCACGACTTCTCGGGCGCCAGCGCCGGGAGTACAGCGCCCCCGAGCCGCACCCGTCCGGCGCCCGCCCGCCGAAGCTCCAGTCGGAGCTCGTGCCCGAGCACGTCGCGATCGTCATGGACGGCAACGGCCGCTGGGCCAAGGAGCGCGGTCTGCCGCGCACCGAGGGGCACAAGGTCGGCGCCGAGCAGGTGCTCGACGTGCTCCAGGGCGCGATCGAGATGGGCGTGGGCTCGATCTCCCTCTACGCCTTCTCCACCGAGAACTGGAAGCGGTCGCCCGAAGAGGTGCGCTTCCTGATGAACTTCAACCGTGACTTCATCCGCAAGTCCCGCGACCAGCTCGACTCCCTCGGCGTGCGGGTGCGCTGGGTGGGCCGCATGCCCAAGCTGTGGAAGTCGGTCGCCAAGGAGCTCCAGATCGCCCAGGAGCAGACCAAGGACAACACGAAGCTCACGCTGTACTTCTGCATGAACTACGGCGGCCGTGCGGAGCTGACGGACGCGGCGCAGGCGCTCGCGGAGGACGTCAAGGCGGGCCGGCTCGACCCCGCGAAGATCACCGAGAAGACGATCCAGAAGTACCTGTACTACCCGGACATGCCGGACGTCGACCTCTTCCTCCGCCCCAGTGGCGAGCAGCGCACCTCCAACTACCTGATCTGGCAGAGCGCGTACGCCGAGATGGTCTTCCAGGACGTGCTGTGGCCCGACTTCGACCGCCGGGACCTGTGGCGGGCCTGCGTCGAGTTCGCCCAGCGCGACCGGCGCTTCGGCGGTGTGGACCCGGCGGACCTCGCCGTGCTCGACAAGGGCTGA
- the recO gene encoding DNA repair protein RecO: MSLFRDDGIVLRTQKLGEADRIITLLTRGHGRVRAVARGVRRTKSKFGARLEPFSHVDVQFFARGSELVGRGLPLCTQSETIAAYGSGIVTDYARYTAGTAMLETAERFTDHEGEPAVQQYLLLVGGLRTLARGEHAPHLILDAFLLRSLAVNGYAPSFDDCAKCGLPGPNRFFSVGAGGVICGDCRVPGSVVPSAEAVGLLSALLTGDWETADACEPRHVREGSGLVSAYLHWHLERGLRSLRYVEKS; the protein is encoded by the coding sequence ATGAGTCTGTTCCGCGACGACGGCATCGTGCTGCGCACCCAGAAGCTGGGTGAAGCGGACCGCATCATCACGTTGCTCACGCGCGGTCACGGGCGCGTACGCGCCGTCGCGCGGGGGGTGCGGCGGACCAAGTCGAAGTTCGGGGCGCGGCTCGAACCGTTCTCGCACGTGGACGTGCAGTTCTTCGCCCGGGGGAGTGAGCTCGTGGGGCGCGGGCTGCCGCTGTGCACGCAGAGCGAGACGATCGCCGCGTACGGGAGCGGGATCGTCACCGACTACGCCCGGTACACGGCGGGGACCGCCATGCTGGAGACGGCGGAACGGTTCACCGATCACGAGGGCGAGCCGGCCGTGCAGCAGTACCTGCTGCTCGTGGGCGGGCTGCGGACGCTGGCGCGGGGTGAGCACGCGCCGCATCTGATCCTCGACGCCTTCCTGCTGCGCTCGCTCGCCGTGAACGGGTACGCGCCCAGCTTCGACGATTGCGCCAAATGCGGACTTCCCGGGCCCAATCGGTTCTTTTCGGTCGGTGCGGGCGGGGTCATATGCGGCGACTGCCGGGTGCCCGGAAGCGTCGTACCCTCTGCGGAGGCCGTAGGCCTGCTCAGCGCGCTGCTCACCGGCGACTGGGAGACGGCGGACGCGTGCGAACCGCGTCACGTCAGGGAGGGCAGCGGCCTCGTGTCCGCCTATCTGCACTGGCACCTGGAGCGCGGGCTGCGCTCGCTGCGGTACGTAGAGAAGAGCTAG
- a CDS encoding DUF1707 SHOCT-like domain-containing protein: MTQHELDILASDQERYAAEERLRSAVESGRLPLEELALRLDDVHASRTRGQLEAACRDLPVPGPRDALVVDHAPTSGSFVAGIFGGFHRKGRWVVPPRMTFWSMWGGGQVDLTEARFSSHDTQIRAVALWGGTKIFVPADIEVDVRGFGLFGVFDKRAARRTGKPGTPRVVIKGLALFGAVVTRTKEAG; the protein is encoded by the coding sequence ATGACGCAGCACGAGCTCGACATCCTCGCCTCCGACCAGGAGCGGTACGCCGCCGAGGAGCGGCTGCGGTCCGCCGTCGAGAGCGGCCGGCTGCCGCTCGAAGAGCTCGCCCTCCGCCTCGACGACGTGCACGCCTCGCGCACCCGCGGCCAACTCGAAGCGGCCTGCCGCGACCTCCCCGTGCCCGGCCCCCGGGACGCGCTCGTCGTCGACCACGCCCCGACCTCGGGCAGCTTCGTCGCCGGGATCTTCGGCGGCTTCCACCGCAAGGGCCGGTGGGTCGTGCCCCCGCGCATGACGTTCTGGTCCATGTGGGGCGGCGGCCAGGTCGACCTCACCGAGGCGCGCTTCAGCAGCCACGACACGCAGATCCGCGCCGTCGCCCTCTGGGGCGGCACCAAGATCTTCGTCCCCGCGGACATCGAGGTCGACGTCCGCGGCTTCGGTCTCTTCGGCGTCTTCGACAAGCGCGCCGCCCGCCGCACCGGCAAGCCCGGCACCCCCCGCGTCGTCATCAAGGGCCTCGCCCTCTTCGGCGCGGTCGTCACCCGGACGAAGGAGGCCGGGTAG
- a CDS encoding TetR/AcrR family transcriptional regulator — protein MATKRRRRSPEEARAEILDAATDLIARHGPDGVGLRRVAEAVGVTHGLVTHYFGTYAALVRAVLQRENERKRDLVRQRLQADGRVPYADGMTRVLFEILGDERYVRLWAWSQLHGREAGDAPDAPTDLSRLVDAIEDGVRGVLPGPDGPDRERIEMVVLLALSGAYGYALGRRYWLTDLGHDPDDPGRDDTYRTALSSALAAYLQGLTP, from the coding sequence ATGGCGACCAAGCGGCGGCGGCGGAGTCCTGAAGAGGCGCGGGCCGAGATTCTCGATGCCGCCACCGACCTCATCGCCCGGCACGGGCCCGACGGCGTCGGCCTGCGGCGGGTCGCCGAGGCGGTCGGTGTCACGCACGGGCTCGTCACCCACTACTTCGGCACCTACGCCGCCCTCGTCCGCGCCGTCCTCCAGCGCGAGAACGAACGCAAGCGCGACCTCGTGCGGCAGCGGCTCCAGGCCGACGGGCGCGTGCCGTACGCCGACGGCATGACCCGCGTCCTCTTCGAGATCCTCGGCGACGAGCGGTACGTCCGGCTCTGGGCCTGGTCGCAGCTCCACGGCCGGGAGGCCGGCGACGCCCCCGACGCCCCGACCGACCTCTCCCGGCTCGTCGACGCCATCGAGGACGGCGTCCGCGGCGTGCTCCCCGGGCCCGACGGCCCGGACCGGGAGCGGATCGAGATGGTCGTCCTCCTCGCCCTGTCCGGCGCGTACGGCTACGCCCTCGGCCGCCGCTACTGGCTCACCGACCTCGGTCACGACCCCGACGACCCGGGGCGCGACGACACGTACCGCACGGCCCTCTCCTCCGCGCTCGCCGCCTACCTCCAAGGGTTGACGCCATGA